In the genome of Phycisphaerales bacterium, the window AGCCTCGATGTCCTCGGCGCCGGCCTCGAGCGCGACGTCCATGAGCTGCTCCTCGGTCGTCTTGCTCGCCTCGATGTAGATCCGGCCCTTGGTCTCGAACACGAACGCGACGCTGCCGGCGTTGCCCATGCTGCCGCCGGCCTTGTTGAAGATGAACCGCAGGTCGTTGACGGTTCGCGTTCGATTGTCGGTCAGCGTATCGACGATGATCGCCACCCCGCCGGGGCCGTAGCCCTCGTAGGTGATCTCGGCGAAGCCCTCGCCGTCGGCCGCGCCGCTGCCCTTCTCGACGGCCCGCTGGATCGTGTCCTTGGGCATGTTGGCGTAGCGGGCCTCGTCGATGGCGTAGCGCAGGGCGAGGTTGGTGTCCGGGTCGCCGCCGCCCGCGCGGGCCGCGGCCATGATGGCCTTGGAGCACTTGCTCCAGATCTTGCCCTTCTTCTTGTCCTGCCGCTCCTTGCGGTGGCGGATGTTCGCCCACTTGCTGTGTCCGGCCACGTGCTGCTCCCCGGCGAAAGCCGATCTTCTGCGGCCGA includes:
- a CDS encoding YebC/PmpR family DNA-binding transcriptional regulator; protein product: MAGHSKWANIRHRKERQDKKKGKIWSKCSKAIMAAARAGGGDPDTNLALRYAIDEARYANMPKDTIQRAVEKGSGAADGEGFAEITYEGYGPGGVAIIVDTLTDNRTRTVNDLRFIFNKAGGSMGNAGSVAFVFETKGRIYIEASKTTEEQLMDVALEAGAEDIEAPEADGDEEGYWVITTERTDYHAVRQALEQANIEVSEGGIDKIPNVIAKPTPEEATKLMNLVDALEDNEDVQKVYHNLDEEMAAEAAE